The Myxococcota bacterium DNA segment TGAGCGCGGCAGGTTCTACGCTGCCGCAGCGCAGAGGCAGGAGGTTCGCCGTGGCAAAGATTCTTGACGTGACCGACGCCACCTTCGAGCAGGAGGTGCTGAAGAGCGATCGCCCCGTGCTGATCGACTTCTGGGCGGAGTGGTGCGCGCCTTGCCGCCAGCTCGCCCCCACGATCAAGGAGCTCGCCGAGGAGTACGGCGAGAAAGTGCGCGTGGTGAAGGTCGACGTGGACGCCAACCCGAAGACCGCCTCGCAGATGCAGATTCGCGCCATGCCCACGCTCCTGGTGGTGAAGAACGGCGCCGTGGTCGGACAGCTCGTCGGCCGTCAGCCGAAGGACAAGATCAAGCAGATCATCACGCCTGCTCTGTAGTCTTGTCTTCGTTCGCCTTCGGCTCACTGCGCGGGGCTGCGCCCCTTGCGGGCCTCGCTCAGGGCGGCCTTCGCTCGGCCTCATTGTCTTCGTTCGCCTGCGGCTCACTGCGCGCGGCTTCCGCCGCTTGCCGCCTCGCTCAGGGCGGCCTTCGCTCGGCCTCATTGACTTCGTTCGCCGCAGGCGAACGGAGGTCAAGTCAGACGTGGCCGTTCGAAGAAGCGGACCGGCCAGTGTCTGGAGCGCGCGCGCCGGTAGAGCAGCGGGTCCGGGTTCACGACCACGGGGTGGC contains these protein-coding regions:
- the trxA gene encoding thioredoxin — encoded protein: MAKILDVTDATFEQEVLKSDRPVLIDFWAEWCAPCRQLAPTIKELAEEYGEKVRVVKVDVDANPKTASQMQIRAMPTLLVVKNGAVVGQLVGRQPKDKIKQIITPAL